Proteins encoded together in one Xylanivirga thermophila window:
- the hpf gene encoding ribosome hibernation-promoting factor, HPF/YfiA family, whose product MRIILSGKNIEITDALRDQVYKKVGKLERYFDENTEVYVTMSVEKNRHIMEVTIPFNGIVIRAEDSTDDMYITIDKVLDKLEKQIHKHRTKLSKKIRSGAFKYEKPVFSEAFEPEEVDMPKLVKTKRFAVKPMHVEEAILQMDLLGHAFFVFINAESDEVNVVYKRKDGNYGLIEPEYL is encoded by the coding sequence ATGCGTATTATATTAAGTGGAAAGAACATTGAAATTACAGATGCACTTAGAGATCAGGTATATAAAAAGGTAGGCAAATTAGAGCGTTATTTTGACGAAAATACCGAAGTATATGTAACAATGTCAGTTGAAAAAAACCGCCATATAATGGAGGTCACCATTCCATTTAACGGTATAGTCATAAGGGCAGAGGATTCCACTGATGATATGTATATAACAATTGATAAGGTGCTAGATAAGCTGGAAAAGCAGATACATAAGCACCGAACTAAACTGAGTAAGAAGATAAGGTCAGGTGCCTTTAAGTACGAAAAACCGGTGTTTAGTGAAGCGTTTGAACCTGAGGAAGTTGATATGCCAAAATTGGTAAAAACAAAACGTTTTGCCGTAAAGCCCATGCATGTTGAAGAGGCAATACTTCAGATGGATCTTTTGGGGCATGCATTTTTTGTATTTATAAATGCAGAAAGTGATGAAGTAAATGTAGTATATAAGAGAAAAGATGGTAATTATGGGCTTATAGAGCCGGAATATCTATAA
- a CDS encoding amino acid ABC transporter ATP-binding protein, protein MIKVVNLHKYFGELEVLKGVNNEIKKGEVVCIIGPSGSGKSTFLRCLNLLEEPTKGEIYVDGVSLVERRKDVNKMRQKMGMVFQQFNLFPHKTVMQNITMAPIKLKGLSEEQAKGKAVELLRKVGMPDKEDVYPNRLSGGQKQRVAIARALAMDPEIMLFDEPTSALDPEMVGEVLNVMKDLAQEGMTMVVVTHEMGFAREVADRILFMDEGIIYEEGTPEDIFKNPQKTRTKAFLSKVL, encoded by the coding sequence GTGATTAAAGTAGTGAATCTTCATAAATATTTTGGTGAACTTGAGGTCCTAAAGGGTGTCAACAACGAAATAAAAAAGGGTGAGGTTGTATGCATAATAGGGCCTAGTGGTTCTGGAAAGAGCACCTTTTTGAGATGTTTAAACCTCCTTGAAGAGCCTACAAAGGGTGAGATATATGTAGATGGAGTATCCCTTGTGGAGCGCAGAAAAGATGTAAATAAGATGAGACAAAAGATGGGGATGGTTTTTCAGCAATTTAATCTATTTCCCCATAAGACGGTTATGCAAAATATTACTATGGCGCCTATTAAATTAAAGGGTTTATCAGAAGAGCAGGCCAAAGGAAAGGCTGTAGAGCTTCTAAGGAAGGTAGGGATGCCAGATAAGGAGGATGTATATCCAAATAGGCTATCTGGAGGACAAAAGCAGAGAGTAGCCATAGCAAGGGCACTTGCCATGGATCCGGAGATAATGCTCTTTGATGAGCCTACTTCAGCACTTGACCCTGAGATGGTTGGTGAAGTTCTAAATGTTATGAAGGATTTGGCACAGGAAGGTATGACAATGGTGGTTGTTACCCATGAGATGGGATTTGCCCGGGAGGTAGCCGATAGGATATTATTTATGGATGAAGGCATTATATATGAAGAGGGTACCCCCGAGGATATATTTAAAAACCCTCAAAAGACGCGTACCAAAGCCTTTTTAAGCAAGGTACTGTGA
- a CDS encoding amino acid ABC transporter permease: protein MYKALSNAIYSNLIQDNMYILFWEGLLVSLKLTLYAAILGVIIGLLVALAKMSKIKIFNNIANIYVSIIRGTPAVVQLVIIYYAILGGSSLPKQMVASVAFGINSGAYVAELIRAGIQAVDKGQMEAARSLGFSYGQSMSYIVIPQAVKNILPALGNEFISLLKETAIAGYIALDDLTRVGSIVRSRTFDAYTPFILVALIYLFITSILTGLLGHLERRLRQSD from the coding sequence ATTTACAAGGCATTATCGAATGCCATATATTCTAACTTAATACAGGACAATATGTATATTCTATTCTGGGAGGGACTTTTAGTGTCCCTCAAACTTACTCTATATGCTGCTATACTGGGAGTTATTATAGGATTATTAGTGGCATTGGCAAAGATGAGTAAGATAAAGATTTTTAATAATATAGCCAATATTTATGTGAGCATAATAAGGGGTACACCTGCAGTAGTACAGTTGGTCATTATATATTATGCCATACTTGGGGGTAGTTCGCTGCCTAAACAAATGGTGGCGTCTGTGGCATTTGGTATAAATAGCGGTGCATATGTAGCTGAGCTTATAAGGGCTGGTATACAGGCGGTAGACAAGGGACAGATGGAGGCAGCCCGTTCACTGGGATTCTCATATGGTCAATCTATGAGCTATATAGTAATTCCGCAAGCTGTGAAAAATATATTACCTGCCCTTGGAAATGAGTTTATATCCCTGCTTAAGGAAACTGCAATAGCAGGTTATATAGCCCTTGACGATCTGACGAGGGTAGGGAGCATAGTGCGCAGTCGAACATTTGATGCATATACACCATTTATATTGGTAGCTCTTATATATCTATTTATTACCTCTATTTTGACAGGATTGCTAGGGCATCTGGAAAGGAGGCTCAGACAGAGTGATTAA
- a CDS encoding basic amino acid ABC transporter substrate-binding protein, with product MNKKIKGILTIALISILIISTTACGKKIDTMKRIDEGKKIVWGTSANFPPFELKEGTDVVGIDADVAQKIADKLGVELIVEDMEFEALPAALESGKVDFIAAGFTRDSRREKTMDFTKTYFEAVQSIIVQNENEDIKGTDDLVGKRIGVQTGTTGDTEVASNTEDADVKRYNTGLEAILDLKNGNLDAVVIDDLPAQMLIAQNSEVKILDEKAGDQEEYAIAVRKGDSELLQAIDEVLKELQDSGEMDEIISKYYIK from the coding sequence ATGAATAAAAAGATTAAAGGTATTTTGACAATTGCACTTATTTCTATACTTATTATATCGACTACAGCATGTGGCAAAAAGATCGATACTATGAAGCGTATAGATGAAGGGAAGAAGATAGTATGGGGGACCAGCGCCAATTTTCCACCTTTTGAGCTTAAGGAAGGCACAGATGTTGTGGGTATAGATGCCGATGTTGCACAGAAGATAGCGGATAAACTGGGTGTTGAACTGATTGTTGAAGATATGGAATTTGAAGCACTGCCAGCAGCATTGGAGTCTGGTAAGGTAGATTTTATTGCAGCCGGATTTACAAGAGATTCAAGGCGAGAAAAGACCATGGATTTTACTAAAACATATTTTGAGGCAGTTCAATCCATAATAGTACAAAATGAAAATGAAGATATAAAGGGAACTGATGATCTAGTAGGGAAAAGGATAGGCGTTCAGACCGGTACTACCGGAGATACTGAGGTAGCTTCAAATACGGAAGATGCAGATGTTAAGCGTTATAATACAGGGCTTGAGGCCATACTGGATTTAAAGAATGGTAATTTGGATGCAGTGGTTATAGATGATTTGCCTGCACAGATGTTAATAGCACAAAATTCTGAGGTAAAGATACTCGATGAAAAGGCGGGAGATCAGGAGGAATATGCTATAGCTGTACGTAAGGGAGATAGCGAACTTTTGCAAGCTATAGATGAGGTACTAAAGGAGCTTCAGGATAGCGGAGAGATGGATGAAATCATAAGCAAATACTATATAAAATAA
- a CDS encoding zinc-ribbon domain containing protein has protein sequence MYEDKTLVCKECGKEFIFSAGEQEFYAEKGFQNEPARCKECRDARKANGRHNGGARREMHDAICADCGAHTQVPFEPKNDRPIYCSECLKNHR, from the coding sequence ATGTACGAAGACAAGACCTTAGTATGCAAAGAGTGTGGCAAGGAGTTTATTTTTAGTGCTGGTGAACAGGAATTTTACGCAGAGAAAGGTTTCCAAAACGAGCCAGCTCGATGCAAGGAATGCCGTGATGCTAGAAAAGCAAATGGCAGACACAATGGTGGCGCTAGAAGGGAAATGCACGATGCTATATGTGCCGATTGTGGTGCACATACTCAGGTGCCTTTTGAACCTAAAAATGATAGGCCCATCTATTGCTCAGAGTGTTTGAAGAATCACAGATAA
- the flgN gene encoding flagellar export chaperone FlgN, which yields MCNDVDDLLRYLEDKKKHLQAIAEISIKQGETIKSGDIDGLSKYIEKRQQHIAHIDKLDDRFSTCLGDLDEYREKSDEYKEVYKVLLDIREIITGVYAKDQENKECLNVFIEKHKGKMRKINNGQKTYNAYKPNAPIQDGIFIDQKQ from the coding sequence ATGTGTAATGATGTAGATGATCTTTTACGATATCTAGAGGATAAAAAAAAGCATTTACAAGCCATAGCAGAAATTAGTATAAAGCAGGGAGAGACAATAAAATCAGGGGATATCGATGGTCTTTCTAAATATATAGAGAAGAGGCAGCAGCATATTGCTCACATAGATAAATTGGATGATAGGTTTTCAACCTGCTTAGGCGATTTAGACGAATATAGAGAAAAATCTGATGAATACAAGGAAGTTTATAAGGTACTTTTAGATATAAGGGAGATTATAACGGGGGTATATGCTAAGGATCAGGAAAACAAAGAGTGCTTAAACGTATTTATTGAAAAGCATAAAGGGAAAATGCGTAAGATAAATAATGGACAAAAGACTTATAATGCATATAAACCTAATGCTCCAATACAGGATGGTATATTCATTGACCAAAAACAATAA
- the fliS gene encoding flagellar export chaperone FliS → MAINNPYKEYQQQSVLTATPEELTLMLYNGCIKFTKQAIVAIQKQDMQCANTAILKAQDIVSELMGSLDMQYDISKDLMAIYDFIVTSLIDANIKKDENVLKEVLELMTELRDTWGQAIKITRKQRYRGNV, encoded by the coding sequence ATGGCAATAAATAACCCATATAAGGAATATCAGCAGCAGAGTGTGCTTACAGCTACTCCTGAAGAATTAACCCTTATGTTATACAATGGATGCATAAAATTTACAAAGCAAGCTATAGTGGCTATACAAAAACAAGATATGCAATGTGCAAATACTGCAATACTAAAGGCACAGGATATAGTTTCAGAACTTATGGGGAGCCTTGATATGCAATATGACATATCGAAGGATCTCATGGCCATATACGATTTTATAGTTACATCCCTTATTGATGCAAATATAAAAAAAGATGAGAACGTACTTAAAGAAGTGCTTGAACTTATGACAGAACTTAGGGATACTTGGGGACAGGCTATAAAAATTACACGAAAGCAAAGGTATAGAGGAAATGTGTAA
- the fliD gene encoding flagellar filament capping protein FliD has product MSIYNVNRMRVSGLASGLDTENMINELMSVERTKVDSLKQDKKWVEWQRDAYRDVTNMLRGLKDEFFDVAKPQSNMLSPNTYRCYKVTSTEERYITASANADAAPGRYTITSIKMAEPAKAESEVGSSFDTKKSLKGLGISGNIDGADKGKIVFNINGEAFSFSEDDTLQKVMNEINANEKAGVNLAYSSITGKLTLQTKKTGASASLNAQDADGGSNFLSTFGLNVNLEADATRDATVQLKIDGQSYTMTSPTNTFTRDGITFNLMANTVGKEIDIDVSRDVDSAFNNIKNFVEKYNGMIDKLNNKLVEKRYRDYKPLTDEQKKSMEESDIKLWEEKSKSGVLRSDPIVQNITQSMRRALIEKIEGVNISLSDIGITTGQWYENGKLYVNEEKLKDALANRGEEVEKLFCQQYKESYSPDLNAEERKVRYNNVGIMHRFSDIIQDNIRTRRDKNNKKGILLEKAGIQGDLTDINNILGDKIKDIDKRIESLNELLYRKEEQYWRQFTAMEKALQNMSSQSMWLMQQLGLGQ; this is encoded by the coding sequence ATGAGTATTTATAATGTAAACCGCATGCGGGTAAGCGGACTGGCTAGTGGCCTTGATACGGAAAATATGATAAATGAGCTTATGAGTGTTGAGCGTACGAAAGTTGACAGTTTAAAACAGGATAAAAAATGGGTAGAGTGGCAGCGGGATGCATACCGAGATGTTACCAATATGCTAAGAGGTCTAAAGGATGAGTTTTTTGATGTGGCAAAGCCTCAAAGCAATATGTTATCTCCGAATACATATAGATGCTATAAGGTAACATCTACAGAAGAACGGTATATAACTGCCAGTGCAAATGCTGATGCAGCGCCAGGGAGGTATACCATAACCAGCATAAAAATGGCTGAACCAGCCAAGGCAGAATCTGAAGTGGGAAGCAGTTTTGATACCAAGAAATCTTTAAAAGGACTTGGGATTAGTGGAAATATTGATGGTGCTGACAAAGGAAAGATTGTTTTTAATATAAATGGAGAAGCATTTAGTTTTTCAGAGGATGACACCCTTCAAAAGGTTATGAATGAAATAAATGCGAATGAAAAGGCGGGAGTTAACCTTGCGTATAGCAGTATAACGGGCAAGCTTACACTCCAAACCAAGAAGACGGGGGCATCTGCGTCTCTTAATGCCCAGGATGCAGATGGCGGGAGTAATTTTTTAAGTACATTTGGACTTAATGTTAATTTAGAGGCTGATGCAACACGTGATGCTACGGTACAGCTTAAGATAGATGGGCAGTCATATACCATGACGTCCCCTACAAATACCTTTACTCGGGATGGTATTACCTTTAATTTAATGGCTAATACAGTTGGTAAAGAGATAGATATAGATGTATCTAGGGATGTGGATAGTGCATTTAACAATATAAAGAATTTTGTAGAAAAATATAACGGGATGATAGACAAGCTAAATAATAAGCTTGTTGAAAAGCGGTATCGTGATTATAAACCCCTTACTGATGAGCAGAAGAAATCTATGGAGGAAAGTGATATAAAGCTTTGGGAAGAAAAGAGTAAAAGTGGAGTCCTAAGGAGTGATCCCATAGTACAGAACATCACCCAGTCTATGAGGCGGGCGCTAATTGAAAAGATAGAAGGGGTTAATATATCCCTATCAGATATAGGTATAACCACCGGTCAATGGTATGAGAATGGTAAACTATATGTAAATGAAGAAAAGTTAAAGGATGCCCTTGCTAATAGGGGTGAAGAGGTAGAAAAACTTTTTTGCCAGCAATATAAAGAATCCTATTCGCCAGATTTAAATGCAGAAGAGCGTAAGGTACGTTATAATAATGTGGGGATTATGCATCGTTTTTCTGACATTATACAGGATAATATTAGAACGCGCAGGGATAAGAACAATAAAAAAGGTATATTATTGGAAAAGGCCGGTATACAAGGTGATTTGACGGATATAAATAATATACTTGGTGATAAGATAAAGGATATAGACAAGCGTATAGAAAGCTTAAATGAACTACTATACCGCAAGGAAGAGCAGTATTGGAGGCAGTTTACTGCCATGGAAAAGGCATTGCAAAATATGAGCAGCCAGAGTATGTGGCTAATGCAGCAGCTAGGTTTAGGACAATAA
- a CDS encoding flagellar protein FlaG has product MRIDEISCTRPVTPRVVRTVEIAGHNNGSDKGIKQIDEKPMQGEKKPLLDEDVLQKAVEEANKAVEDYDRRFEFSIHEKTKSIMVKVINTQTNEIIREIPPEKILDMIAKLWEMAGIIVDERV; this is encoded by the coding sequence ATGCGTATAGATGAAATATCATGCACTAGGCCGGTAACTCCTAGGGTGGTCCGAACTGTAGAGATAGCGGGACATAATAATGGTTCAGATAAAGGGATTAAACAAATAGATGAAAAGCCAATGCAAGGGGAAAAAAAGCCATTATTGGACGAGGATGTACTGCAGAAGGCTGTGGAGGAAGCTAACAAAGCGGTTGAAGACTATGACAGACGTTTTGAGTTTTCGATTCATGAAAAGACTAAATCTATAATGGTTAAGGTAATAAATACACAGACCAATGAAATTATACGCGAGATACCGCCCGAAAAGATATTGGACATGATAGCTAAATTATGGGAAATGGCTGGTATCATAGTGGATGAGCGGGTATAG
- a CDS encoding MATE family efflux transporter: MKLFSFMGATIFFVIINGLIDRKRIKGRQNMREILRLAAPVILEMILGMVVWIADTAMVGRLDAQALSAVGLGGQIFFSFVNVFAALGVGAAAIVARHIGAENYERGKQSAAHAFQISIVLGMVLTIFSIFIFDKFFILAKAESKVIDLGTRYLRLIAVSGLFMVPGMVTSAILRASGDTKTPMIGAIITNVINLIGDYVLIFGKWGFPRLEVDGAAIATAIGQIIGFCYVIWVLFKRDGKIKYEMAYLKTWDKKDFDQIWHLSLPAQTHELLSSGGRLIYAFMIMQLGTLSFASNQIATTAESLSFMPNSGFAVAATTMVGQYLGAGKLKEAEKNGWMSSYLAAAVMGATAIIFFFFPRQLARLFTDEMDIVDLAGKCIRIAALEQIPMGFSMVLGGALRGAGDTKGPMLTAILSTWIYRLPVTYVIVYIIKAPITALWYVTAIQYIIEAIFLVIRFKRGKWSNISIY; the protein is encoded by the coding sequence ATGAAGCTATTTAGCTTCATGGGGGCTACTATTTTTTTTGTTATAATAAACGGACTAATAGATCGTAAAAGGATTAAAGGGAGGCAAAATATGAGGGAAATATTGCGTTTAGCGGCACCGGTTATATTAGAGATGATACTGGGTATGGTTGTTTGGATAGCCGATACTGCCATGGTGGGCAGATTGGATGCCCAGGCACTTAGTGCAGTTGGATTGGGAGGGCAGATATTTTTTTCATTTGTAAATGTATTTGCAGCTTTAGGCGTTGGAGCAGCGGCCATAGTTGCCAGGCATATAGGAGCGGAAAATTATGAGCGGGGCAAACAGTCAGCTGCCCATGCTTTTCAAATATCCATTGTGCTGGGGATGGTTTTGACAATCTTTAGCATCTTTATATTTGATAAATTTTTTATACTTGCAAAGGCGGAGAGTAAGGTTATAGATCTAGGCACTAGATATTTGCGCCTGATAGCAGTATCAGGTCTTTTTATGGTGCCAGGTATGGTAACAAGTGCTATATTGAGGGCATCTGGGGATACAAAGACGCCCATGATAGGGGCAATAATAACAAATGTTATAAACCTCATAGGGGACTATGTATTGATATTTGGAAAATGGGGTTTCCCTAGGCTCGAAGTAGACGGTGCGGCTATTGCCACAGCTATCGGGCAGATAATAGGATTTTGTTATGTTATATGGGTTTTATTCAAGAGAGATGGGAAAATTAAATACGAGATGGCATATTTAAAAACGTGGGACAAAAAGGATTTTGATCAAATTTGGCACCTCAGTCTACCTGCACAAACCCATGAGCTTTTGAGCAGTGGTGGTAGGCTTATATATGCCTTTATGATAATGCAGCTTGGAACATTATCCTTTGCCTCAAATCAAATAGCTACCACTGCAGAATCCCTATCCTTTATGCCTAATTCAGGATTTGCAGTAGCTGCAACTACTATGGTAGGTCAATATTTGGGGGCAGGGAAGCTTAAAGAGGCAGAGAAAAATGGCTGGATGTCCTCATATTTGGCAGCTGCCGTTATGGGAGCTACTGCAATCATATTTTTCTTTTTTCCGAGACAATTGGCCAGATTATTTACAGATGAGATGGATATAGTAGATTTAGCAGGTAAATGCATACGTATAGCCGCCCTTGAACAGATTCCCATGGGATTTTCCATGGTGCTAGGTGGTGCATTAAGGGGAGCGGGAGATACAAAGGGACCCATGTTAACGGCTATCTTGAGTACATGGATATACAGACTACCCGTTACATATGTGATAGTATATATAATAAAGGCACCCATCACCGCCCTTTGGTATGTTACTGCTATACAGTATATTATAGAAGCTATATTTTTAGTCATAAGATTCAAAAGGGGTAAATGGTCGAATATTTCTATATATTAA
- a CDS encoding zinc ribbon domain-containing protein — MKNKTDTYGWDNLSKFMAVLSLPFFFSRNTIGLLMALGILGYAIWRATSHNKNRRRREEIIFENIGRKLNYWLDNVVRWFKNLGNKSKTKVNRPKSYNAFGKLRWKWEQKKRFKVVKCPNCSQKLRIPRHKGTLMVTCTKCSYKFKKKT, encoded by the coding sequence ATGAAAAACAAAACGGATACATATGGTTGGGATAATCTCTCCAAATTTATGGCCGTTTTAAGTCTACCTTTTTTCTTTTCAAGAAATACTATTGGATTGCTAATGGCATTGGGAATTTTGGGTTACGCCATATGGCGTGCTACTTCCCATAATAAAAATAGGAGACGGCGAGAGGAGATTATATTCGAAAATATTGGTCGTAAACTTAATTATTGGCTAGATAATGTAGTTAGATGGTTTAAAAATCTGGGTAATAAAAGCAAGACAAAGGTAAACAGACCCAAATCATATAATGCCTTTGGCAAACTCAGATGGAAATGGGAGCAAAAAAAGCGATTTAAGGTAGTAAAATGCCCTAATTGTTCACAAAAATTGCGTATACCCAGACACAAAGGTACATTAATGGTCACATGTACTAAATGTTCATATAAGTTCAAAAAGAAGACATAA
- a CDS encoding DUF7575 domain-containing protein — MPIWDGFSKIAKSVEEGAKSVTKKAGESMEYGKIKKDIYDKDQEIQSLYNEIGKKMYEQYKDLGTVSYDIIDLCQNIDDLNATIEELEKKLMNLKKIKKCPQCGKELDVNIQFCPECGQKQEMPVVEEEVQENDEVLEGEVLDKEEEE, encoded by the coding sequence ATGCCTATATGGGACGGATTTTCAAAAATAGCAAAGTCTGTGGAAGAAGGGGCAAAAAGCGTTACGAAAAAAGCAGGGGAATCCATGGAATATGGCAAGATAAAAAAGGATATCTACGATAAAGATCAGGAAATACAAAGCCTATACAATGAAATAGGTAAAAAGATGTATGAGCAATACAAGGATTTAGGTACAGTATCATACGATATAATTGATCTATGTCAGAATATAGATGATTTAAATGCAACTATTGAGGAACTTGAGAAAAAACTTATGAATCTTAAGAAGATAAAGAAATGTCCACAGTGTGGGAAAGAACTGGATGTCAATATACAATTTTGTCCAGAATGTGGCCAAAAACAGGAGATGCCTGTTGTAGAGGAAGAGGTACAGGAAAATGACGAAGTGCTAGAAGGAGAAGTCTTGGATAAAGAGGAAGAAGAATAA
- a CDS encoding GtrA family protein, translating into MRIKERIKSHWIFQYAAYGAVGSVNFIIDICILNLLMSLTHIYQGKMFFLFKIISFMAYSINGYFMNKKLTFDYKGNKKTTYPAYASILFLAALGNGWILSTLTMILPSRLSPRMWANIVNLIASMTTGTISFLVNKFIIFKGDDDK; encoded by the coding sequence ATGCGCATAAAGGAAAGAATCAAATCCCACTGGATTTTTCAATATGCCGCTTATGGTGCAGTGGGAAGTGTCAATTTTATAATAGATATATGTATTTTAAATTTACTTATGTCTTTAACCCATATATATCAAGGGAAGATGTTTTTTCTGTTCAAGATTATATCGTTTATGGCATATTCGATAAACGGATATTTTATGAACAAAAAGTTAACCTTTGATTATAAAGGTAATAAAAAGACTACCTATCCTGCATATGCCTCGATATTATTTTTAGCAGCTTTAGGGAATGGATGGATATTATCTACTTTGACTATGATATTACCTAGTAGACTGTCTCCAAGGATGTGGGCAAATATTGTCAATCTTATTGCATCTATGACTACAGGTACGATAAGTTTTTTGGTCAATAAGTTTATCATATTCAAGGGTGATGATGACAAATGA
- the ade gene encoding adenine deaminase, protein MMNKYYRLAEVTEKLVAVAQGREKADVVIKNGRLINVNTGEIMDNMDISITHGRIALVGDATHTIGSNTQIIDAKGLYMAPGFMDGHIHVESSMMPVREYAKTVMPHGTTAIYMDPHEIGNVLGMDGIRLMMDDAKEVPLKVYTVTPSCVPAVPGFEDAGASIGPDDIKNSMEWEGVAGLGEMMNFPGVISGDHDVHSELKATLEADKIITGHYSMPETGSGLNAYIASGVRCCHESIRAEDALAKMRLGMYAQLREGSAWHDVKETVKSITENNIDTRYATLVSDDTHPSTLISKGHMDYIVKRAIEEGVNPITAIQMATINVAQCFQMDRDLGSISPGKCADIVFISDLTQVKVEMVLINGEIVAKGGKTIVEIPNGVYPKYSKDTMKVGRKLTPKDFVINVENRPNGRVKARVMEIVEAKVNNYARECMMPVLDEVLGIDLKQDIIKAAVIERHKATGTMGKGLVKGFHIKEGAIASTVAHDAHNLLVIGVNDDDMALAANTLIKTGGGMVAVRNGEVTGLLPLPIAGLMSELPAEDIAKNVDALGEAWRQLGCDLVSPFMTMALLSLAVLPELRLTNRGLVDTVNFKFTDLIIE, encoded by the coding sequence ATCATGAATAAATATTATAGACTAGCTGAAGTGACAGAAAAACTAGTAGCAGTAGCACAAGGGAGAGAAAAGGCCGATGTGGTGATAAAAAATGGCCGGTTAATAAATGTTAATACGGGAGAGATAATGGATAATATGGACATATCCATTACCCATGGAAGAATCGCACTAGTAGGAGATGCTACGCATACAATAGGATCAAATACGCAGATAATAGATGCTAAAGGTCTTTATATGGCCCCAGGTTTTATGGATGGACATATACATGTCGAAAGCAGTATGATGCCTGTCAGAGAATATGCAAAAACGGTTATGCCCCATGGAACTACTGCTATATATATGGATCCCCATGAGATTGGTAATGTACTAGGTATGGACGGGATAAGGCTTATGATGGACGATGCCAAGGAGGTGCCTCTAAAGGTATATACTGTGACTCCTTCATGCGTACCGGCAGTACCGGGTTTTGAGGACGCGGGCGCTTCAATTGGTCCCGATGATATAAAAAACAGCATGGAATGGGAAGGAGTAGCCGGACTAGGGGAAATGATGAATTTTCCAGGTGTTATATCTGGAGATCATGATGTACATAGTGAACTTAAGGCTACTCTAGAAGCGGATAAGATAATAACCGGTCATTATTCAATGCCTGAAACCGGCTCTGGATTAAATGCTTATATAGCTTCCGGGGTACGATGCTGTCATGAATCCATAAGGGCAGAGGATGCCCTGGCAAAAATGCGTCTTGGGATGTATGCACAGCTGAGAGAGGGTTCGGCATGGCATGATGTAAAGGAGACGGTAAAGAGCATAACGGAAAACAATATAGATACTAGATATGCTACCTTGGTTAGCGATGATACACATCCAAGTACCCTTATCTCAAAGGGACATATGGACTATATAGTAAAGCGTGCTATAGAAGAGGGTGTAAATCCCATAACTGCTATACAGATGGCGACCATAAATGTTGCCCAGTGTTTTCAGATGGACAGGGATCTTGGCAGCATATCTCCTGGTAAATGTGCTGATATAGTATTTATAAGCGATCTTACCCAGGTAAAGGTGGAGATGGTACTAATAAATGGAGAAATAGTCGCTAAAGGTGGAAAAACAATAGTAGAAATTCCAAATGGTGTATATCCTAAGTATTCAAAGGATACCATGAAAGTAGGAAGAAAACTTACACCTAAAGATTTTGTCATTAATGTAGAGAATAGACCAAATGGTAGGGTAAAGGCCAGGGTGATGGAAATCGTAGAAGCGAAGGTCAATAACTATGCAAGGGAATGTATGATGCCCGTATTAGATGAGGTGCTTGGTATAGATCTAAAACAGGATATAATAAAAGCTGCAGTCATAGAGAGACATAAGGCCACAGGCACTATGGGAAAGGGTTTGGTAAAGGGATTTCATATAAAGGAAGGTGCTATAGCATCAACTGTTGCCCATGATGCCCATAACCTCCTTGTAATAGGTGTAAATGATGATGACATGGCGCTAGCTGCTAATACATTGATTAAGACAGGAGGGGGGATGGTAGCTGTACGAAATGGAGAAGTTACAGGACTGTTGCCATTGCCTATAGCAGGTCTTATGAGTGAACTGCCTGCGGAGGATATAGCTAAAAATGTTGATGCATTGGGAGAAGCATGGAGACAACTAGGATGTGATTTAGTATCTCCATTTATGACCATGGCCCTTTTGTCCCTTGCCGTATTGCCAGAACTCAGACTAACAAATAGAGGGCTTGTAGATACGGTGAATTTTAAGTTTACAGACCTTATAATAGAATAA